The DNA window GCCGCGCCGTCCCGGGCGAGGTGGCCCACGGTGCCCGAGCGCTGGTCCGCGGCGCGGTGCTGTCACTGTCGGGGCAGGACGAGGTCACCCGCATCCGGGTGGGGTGGAGCTGCTCGGACACCGAGCTGGTGGTGGACGTGCGCGACGACGGGCGGGGGCTGGCCGACGTCGGTGAGCTCGAGCGTGAGCTGCGGCCCCGGGTCGAGACGCTCGACGGTACGCTGACCACGGAGTCGACATCCGGCTGGGGCTCGCGCGTGGTCGCGTCGCTCCCGCTGCAACCGCCCTCCACCACACCGCCGTCCCACCATGCGCTCGCCGACCTCGGCCGGCGCGAGCTCGAGGTCCTCGGCCACCTGGTCGCGGGCCGCCGGAACCGCACCATCGCCGAACGCCTCGGCGTCAGCGAGAGCACCGTGAAATTCCACGTGGCGGGGGTACTACGCAAGCTCGACGTCGCGACCCGTGCCGAGGCCGCCGCCCTCGGTGGGGAGGCGGGCGTCCGCCCCGTCCCCTGACCGTTCGGCCAGGTCCACCTCCCCGGTCGACCAGTCCCGGCATCGGCCGGCGGTGACTAGCCTCGTAGGCGGACGCGCATCTCACCCGGTGTGCGCCCGCGCGTTCACGTCGACCAAATTGGAGTGGAGAAACCATGCCGCAGCAGGTACGGGGCGTCATCGCCCGCTCGAAGGACGCCCCCGTCGAACTGGTGACCGTCAACATCCCCGATCCCGGCCCCGGCGAGGCCGTCGTCGCGATCGCGGCGTGCGGCGTGTGCCACACCGACCTGACCTACCGTGACGGCGGCATCAACGACGAGTTCCCCTTCCTCCTCGGCCACGAGGCCGCGGGCGTCGTCGAGGCCGTCGGCGAGGGTGTCGACACCGTCGAGGTGGGCGACTTCGTGGTCCTCAACTGGCGCGCGGTGTGCGGAAAGTGTCGCGCCTGCAAGCGTGGTCGCCCCCAGTACTGCTTCGACACCCACAACGCGAAGCAGAAGATGACCCTCGAGGACGGCACCGAGCTGACCCCGGCCCTGGGCATCGGCGCGTTCGCGGACAAGACGTTGGTCGCGGCCGGCCAGTGCACCAAGGTGGACCCCTCCGCCGATCCGGCCGTCGTCGGGCTGCTCGGCTGCGGCGTCATGGCGGGCATGGGTGCCGCGATGAACACCGGCAACGTCACCCGCGGCGACTCGGTCGCGGTCATCGGCTGCGGTGGCGTCGGTGACGCCGCCATCATGGGCTCGCGCCTCGCCGGGGCGAACAAGATCATCGCGATCGACCGGGATCCCAAGAAGCTCGAGTGGGCTGTCGAGCTCGGCGCCACCCACACCATCGACGCATCGAAGGTCGACGACGTGGTCGAGGCGATCCAGGACCTCACCGACGGCTTCGGCACCGACGTCGTGGTCGACGCCGTGGGCCGCCCGGAGACGTGGAAGCAGGCGTTCTACGCCCGCGACCTGGCCGGCACCGTCGTCCTCGTGGGCGTCCCCACCCCGGACATGACGCTCGAGATGCCGCTGGTCGACTTCTTCTCCCGCGGCGGGTCGCTCAAGTCGTCGTGGTACGGCGACTGCCTGCCCGAGCGCGACTTCCCGATGCTCGTCGACCTGTACCAGCAGGGCCGGCTGCCACTCGAGAAGTTCGTGACCGAGCGGATCAAGCTCGAGGACGTGGAGCAGGCGTTCGAGACCATGCACCGCGGCGAGGTGCTGCGTTCGGTGGTGGTCCTGTGAGCGGGGTCCTCAGGGTCGACCGCGTCGTCACGTCGGGCACGTTCGAACTCGACGGCGGCAGTTGGGATGTCGACAACAACATCTGGCTCGTCGGGGACGACGACGAGGTGGTGGTGATCGACGCGGCGCACACGGCGCAGCCGATCATCGATGCCGTCGGTGGCCGCAAGGTGGTGGCGATCGTGTGCACGCACGGCCACAACGACCACGTCACCGTCGCGCCGGAGCTCGCCGAGAAGCTCGACGCGCCGATCCTGTTGAACCCGGCCGACGACGGGCTGTGGCAGATGACCCATCCGGGCGTGCGCCACGGAGCACTCGAGGACGGCCAGCGGATCTCGGTGGCGGGCACCGACATCCAGGCCATCCACACGCCGGGCCACTCCCCCGGGTCCACGTGCCTGTACCTGCCCGAGGCCGGGGAACTGTTCTCCGGCGACACGCTCTTCTCGGGTGGTCCGGGCGCCACCGGACGCTCGTTCTCGGACTTCCCGACGATCATCGGGTCGATCCGCGACAAGCTGTTCGCGTTGCCCGCGCAGACCCGGGTCCACACCGGCCACGGTGACGACACCGCACTGGGCACCGAGGCACCGCACCTCGAGGAGTGGATCGCGCGCGGCCATTGACCGGGTCAGCGCGCTGCGGCGCCCCGCCGAGACGACGGCGGGGCGCCGCGCCGTTGCCGCGCGGCGTGCTCGATAAACACCGCGGTCATCACTCCCGGGATGCGGGCCGATCCCGCCGGTAGCGGTCCGATCGCGGCGAACAACCGATCCAGCCGCTGGTACAGCGTCTGGCGCTGGATCCCGAGCGTCCGGGCCGTCGCCGTCTTGCTCCCCCAGTTGGTGACGTACGCGAGCAGCGTCTCGAACAGCTCGCCGCGGCGCTCCCGGTCCCGTCGCAGCAACTCGCCGATCTGGTCGTCGACGAACGTCGTGACGGCACCGGTGTCCGAGAGGCCGCTGAGCAGCCGGGCGACGGCGAAGTCCCGGGCGTCGAGGACCACCCCGGCGCCGGGCCCGCAGTGCAGGGTGCGCGTGGTCCGGGCCTCCGTCAGGCATCGCCGGATCTCGTGACGGCCGCGCGCGCCCGGCCCGACCACCACCGTGCGAGCCCGAACGTGAACCAGCCTCGAGAACAGTTGTGCGCGTGCTGTTTCCATCGTCGACCAGCGGTCGAACTCGAGTACCGCCAGGTACTCCCGCCCCACCTGCTGACCCAGGTGCCGGCAGCACGAGGCGTCGACCAGATGCTCCATCGCCCCGGTCGAGATCTCGTCGTCGTACTCGATCAGCAGTGTCAGGTACGCGGCGGTCGTGCGCAGCCCCAGCCGTGCGGCGATCGCGTCGAGCTGCACCGCCAGGTCCGACGGTGGATGCCCGACGGTGGTGAGCAGCGAGAAGTAGCGGGTCTGCAGCCTCTCCTCGGTCGTCGGGGGCCGCGTGCTGAGCAGCGCGATGGCCAGGATCTCCGGTGCGCGTTCGAGTCCCGCGGTGATCAGATAGATGTCGGCGTCCCGCGCCGGCGCCAGCGTCAGGGTGGCGACGACCGTTCCGCCGAACGCCACGGACGCGTCGAACACGGCGTCGGTGTCGGGCGGGGCCGCCGGCCCGGCCCGGCCGATCACCTCTCCCGCCGGGGTCGTCAGCGTCACCGTCGAACACGTCTCCCGGCTCAGTGCCGCGAGGATCGCGTCCACGGCCGGCTGCTCCTCGATCGACGCGGACAGCACCCGCGACATCCGGTCGGCGATCTGCAGCCGGCGCAGCGTCGAGTCGGCCAGCTGGCTGTTGACGCTCTCGCAGATCTGCACGAACGGGACGCGGTGCCGCAGCTGCAGGACCGGGAAGCCGACGCGTTCGGCGTGCTCGACCAGCGGCGCCGGAATCGCCGGGAGCCGGTCCGTCCGTTCGACGGCCAGACCGGCCACCCCGGCCGCGGCGAGCGCGTCGACGTAGTCCCGCAGCTCGGTGTCCGTGCGACCGACCAGGTTGACGCCCTCCATGAGGATCAGCTCGCCGCCGCGCAGCAGCGGCGCGATGTCCAGCTGCTCGCTGGCGTGCACCCACCGCAGGTTGCGGTCGACGGCG is part of the Rhodococcus sp. SGAir0479 genome and encodes:
- a CDS encoding S-(hydroxymethyl)mycothiol dehydrogenase, with protein sequence MPQQVRGVIARSKDAPVELVTVNIPDPGPGEAVVAIAACGVCHTDLTYRDGGINDEFPFLLGHEAAGVVEAVGEGVDTVEVGDFVVLNWRAVCGKCRACKRGRPQYCFDTHNAKQKMTLEDGTELTPALGIGAFADKTLVAAGQCTKVDPSADPAVVGLLGCGVMAGMGAAMNTGNVTRGDSVAVIGCGGVGDAAIMGSRLAGANKIIAIDRDPKKLEWAVELGATHTIDASKVDDVVEAIQDLTDGFGTDVVVDAVGRPETWKQAFYARDLAGTVVLVGVPTPDMTLEMPLVDFFSRGGSLKSSWYGDCLPERDFPMLVDLYQQGRLPLEKFVTERIKLEDVEQAFETMHRGEVLRSVVVL
- a CDS encoding PucR family transcriptional regulator ligand-binding domain-containing protein codes for the protein MNLRGALDDVYMLAARPVPVAAAGAVDRNLRWVHASEQLDIAPLLRGGELILMEGVNLVGRTDTELRDYVDALAAAGVAGLAVERTDRLPAIPAPLVEHAERVGFPVLQLRHRVPFVQICESVNSQLADSTLRRLQIADRMSRVLSASIEEQPAVDAILAALSRETCSTVTLTTPAGEVIGRAGPAAPPDTDAVFDASVAFGGTVVATLTLAPARDADIYLITAGLERAPEILAIALLSTRPPTTEERLQTRYFSLLTTVGHPPSDLAVQLDAIAARLGLRTTAAYLTLLIEYDDEISTGAMEHLVDASCCRHLGQQVGREYLAVLEFDRWSTMETARAQLFSRLVHVRARTVVVGPGARGRHEIRRCLTEARTTRTLHCGPGAGVVLDARDFAVARLLSGLSDTGAVTTFVDDQIGELLRRDRERRGELFETLLAYVTNWGSKTATARTLGIQRQTLYQRLDRLFAAIGPLPAGSARIPGVMTAVFIEHAARQRRGAPPSSRRGAAAR
- a CDS encoding MBL fold metallo-hydrolase translates to MSGVLRVDRVVTSGTFELDGGSWDVDNNIWLVGDDDEVVVIDAAHTAQPIIDAVGGRKVVAIVCTHGHNDHVTVAPELAEKLDAPILLNPADDGLWQMTHPGVRHGALEDGQRISVAGTDIQAIHTPGHSPGSTCLYLPEAGELFSGDTLFSGGPGATGRSFSDFPTIIGSIRDKLFALPAQTRVHTGHGDDTALGTEAPHLEEWIARGH